Proteins encoded together in one Methanobrevibacter millerae window:
- a CDS encoding formylmethanofuran dehydrogenase subunit B — MTYEPPITDYDYIVENCTCAFCGCNCDDLDYLVKNGHVVAVRHACRLGASKIMEDMDQRLLVPMIRDENGELMEVDWDTALDKAAEYIANSIRPVFYGWSETSTECMKEGLALGEYIGAVLDNQATICHGPSLQAVQNAGYPIQTLGEVQNRADVIAYSGSNAMNSHPRHMARYAVFCRGYFRQRGRFDRTVITMDPKFSDTAKCSDKWIGFEQNGDYGFYNAIRAVLRGKELYQDVISGIPKEDIYELAEEMKNAEFGVLFFGLGLTHTLSKQRNIDIAIKMVQDLNKYSKWGLTPMRGHFNVNGFNIFMAFETGFAFGVDFCRGTTRYMMGETNTIDLLVRKEPDCFMVIAADPGAHFPNGANQHLANIPVIQIDIHWGPSTELADVVLPGSFIGVECAGTSYRMDGVPIYMKKAIDKPETCRDDEWIVRELKERVMKLREEPNVAPKYVPNSNLDLAM, encoded by the coding sequence ATGACTTATGAGCCACCTATAACTGATTACGATTACATTGTTGAAAATTGTACTTGTGCATTTTGTGGTTGTAACTGTGACGATTTAGACTACTTAGTTAAAAACGGTCACGTAGTTGCTGTAAGACACGCATGCAGACTTGGTGCAAGTAAAATCATGGAAGATATGGACCAAAGATTACTTGTTCCAATGATTAGGGATGAAAACGGAGAACTTATGGAAGTAGATTGGGATACTGCTTTAGACAAAGCTGCTGAATATATTGCTAATTCCATCAGACCTGTATTTTACGGATGGTCTGAAACCTCTACCGAATGTATGAAAGAAGGTTTAGCATTAGGTGAATATATCGGTGCTGTACTGGATAACCAAGCTACTATCTGTCACGGTCCTTCCCTGCAAGCTGTACAGAATGCAGGTTACCCTATCCAGACTTTAGGTGAAGTACAAAACAGAGCAGATGTTATTGCTTACTCCGGAAGTAACGCAATGAACTCTCACCCTAGACACATGGCAAGATACGCTGTATTCTGCCGTGGATACTTCAGACAAAGAGGAAGATTTGACAGAACCGTTATTACCATGGACCCAAAATTCTCAGACACTGCAAAATGTTCTGACAAATGGATTGGATTCGAACAAAACGGTGATTACGGTTTCTACAACGCAATTAGGGCTGTATTAAGAGGAAAAGAATTATATCAAGATGTAATTTCCGGAATTCCTAAAGAAGACATTTATGAATTAGCTGAAGAAATGAAAAACGCTGAATTCGGTGTTCTCTTCTTCGGTCTCGGTTTAACTCACACTTTATCCAAACAAAGAAACATCGATATTGCTATTAAAATGGTTCAGGACCTGAACAAATACAGTAAATGGGGTCTCACTCCAATGAGGGGACACTTTAACGTAAACGGATTCAACATTTTCATGGCATTCGAAACCGGATTCGCATTCGGTGTTGACTTCTGTAGAGGTACAACCAGATATATGATGGGAGAAACCAACACTATCGATTTACTGGTCAGAAAAGAACCTGACTGTTTCATGGTTATTGCAGCTGACCCTGGTGCACACTTCCCTAACGGAGCAAACCAGCACTTAGCTAATATTCCAGTTATTCAAATCGATATTCACTGGGGACCTTCCACCGAACTTGCTGACGTTGTATTGCCAGGATCATTCATCGGTGTAGAATGTGCCGGTACCAGTTATCGTATGGATGGAGTTCCTATTTACATGAAAAAAGCAATCGACAAACCAGAAACCTGTCGTGACGACGAATGGATTGTCCGTGAATTGAAAGAAAGAGTAATGAAACTCAGAGAAGAGCCAAATGTAGCTCCTAAGTATGTACCAAATTCAAACTTAGATTTAGCAATGTAA
- a CDS encoding molybdopterin dinucleotide binding domain-containing protein — protein sequence MHYANTYLEKPVVPDVKITGEGTTDVLKCMLNTGSDIYQGACKKRGSTLKEEYKNASGTCYMDPRDMAKLGVNNWDTVLVKTDFGEVVVNCAVSRDAPHEGTVFICKGPWANTIVSHDTYCCSDPTYKGIRCTVEKTDRKVLLMADLMRWVYKKYVDETDDDTVENMESLGELPVYKGRKWEELIDHDL from the coding sequence GTGCATTATGCTAATACTTATTTAGAAAAACCTGTAGTACCAGACGTAAAAATCACTGGTGAAGGAACTACAGATGTCCTCAAATGTATGTTAAACACTGGATCTGACATCTATCAAGGTGCATGTAAGAAAAGAGGTTCCACTTTAAAAGAAGAATACAAAAACGCTTCAGGAACTTGTTACATGGATCCAAGAGACATGGCAAAATTAGGTGTAAACAACTGGGATACTGTATTGGTAAAAACCGATTTCGGTGAAGTCGTAGTTAACTGCGCAGTATCAAGGGACGCACCTCACGAAGGTACTGTATTCATTTGTAAAGGACCTTGGGCTAACACTATCGTAAGTCACGACACTTACTGCTGTTCTGACCCAACCTACAAAGGTATCAGATGTACCGTCGAAAAAACAGACAGAAAAGTTTTACTCATGGCTGACTTAATGAGATGGGTATACAAAAAATACGTAGACGAAACCGATGATGACACTGTTGAAAACATGGAATCATTAGGAGAATTACCAGTTTACAAAGGACGTAAATGGGAGGAGTTGATTGATCATGACTTATGA
- a CDS encoding ATP-binding protein yields the protein MELKVNQDNCLGCGICVIACPVNAAISPENAGGSGAKTDEVVIMVENGFIKLFSPDKCELCGTCQMFCPVNAIWLE from the coding sequence ATGGAACTTAAAGTAAATCAAGATAATTGTTTAGGATGTGGAATTTGCGTAATTGCTTGTCCTGTTAACGCAGCTATCAGTCCGGAAAACGCCGGTGGTAGCGGTGCAAAAACTGACGAAGTAGTTATCATGGTAGAAAATGGGTTTATTAAACTTTTCAGTCCAGATAAATGTGAATTATGTGGTACCTGTCAAATGTTTTGCCCAGTAAATGCTATATGGTTAGAATAA
- the fwdF gene encoding tungsten-dependent formylmethanofuran dehydrogenase subunit FwdF, producing MIRNLKEVNDNNFDITRPAEEVRNLSFKDHICIGCGICESTCPVGAITLNEIAVDSRVQVANNVYFSGHEKIAQNIHDEFDVQRISINEDKCVLCGMCSGLCPVDALVLTIDGIPIREIEAYPHYNAFSEIDDDECVYCKRCEVACPRGAIAIDRKLPDRADLVTGEIEVNDDDCIYCGVCEELCPAEAIVVDKETGKESIEIDTSKCVYCLVCKKACPTNAIKALCRICSYGEYDIDPAKAVVTGNSVIDSELCVYCGWCEGVCPTDAAKVKKPFEGTIEVDQEKCQACGACVDICKCNALAFPVSTGPGSRLDHIVALSEYCVKCKACAKACPNGAITVKRTEIDHTPTNSATWTDALNAIKD from the coding sequence ATGATAAGAAATTTGAAAGAAGTTAATGACAATAACTTTGACATTACAAGGCCAGCGGAGGAAGTAAGGAATTTGTCTTTCAAGGATCACATCTGTATTGGATGTGGAATTTGTGAGTCCACCTGTCCTGTTGGTGCTATAACATTGAATGAGATTGCTGTTGACTCTCGTGTTCAGGTAGCCAACAACGTCTACTTCAGTGGTCATGAAAAAATCGCACAAAACATTCATGACGAATTTGATGTTCAAAGAATTAGTATTAATGAAGACAAATGTGTATTATGTGGTATGTGTAGCGGATTATGTCCTGTTGACGCACTGGTATTAACCATTGACGGCATACCAATTCGTGAAATCGAAGCATATCCTCACTACAATGCATTTTCCGAAATCGACGATGACGAATGTGTCTATTGTAAAAGATGTGAAGTTGCATGTCCACGTGGTGCAATCGCAATTGACAGAAAATTACCAGACCGTGCTGATTTAGTAACCGGTGAAATCGAAGTAAACGATGATGACTGTATCTACTGTGGTGTCTGTGAAGAATTATGTCCTGCAGAAGCTATCGTTGTTGACAAGGAAACTGGTAAGGAATCCATTGAAATCGATACCAGCAAATGTGTTTACTGTTTAGTATGTAAAAAAGCATGTCCTACCAACGCAATCAAGGCTTTATGTAGAATCTGTTCTTACGGTGAATACGACATTGACCCTGCAAAAGCTGTTGTTACCGGTAACTCCGTCATCGACAGTGAACTCTGTGTTTACTGCGGATGGTGTGAAGGAGTCTGCCCAACCGATGCAGCAAAAGTCAAAAAACCATTTGAAGGTACAATTGAAGTTGACCAAGAAAAATGTCAAGCATGCGGTGCTTGTGTAGACATCTGTAAATGTAATGCATTAGCATTCCCAGTTTCAACTGGTCCGGGTTCAAGATTAGACCATATTGTCGCACTATCCGAGTACTGTGTAAAATGTAAAGCATGTGCTAAAGCATGTCCTAACGGTGCAATAACTGTAAAAAGAACTGAAATTGATCACACTCCAACAAATTCAGCAACTTGGACAGACGCTTTAAACGCTATTAAAGACTAG
- a CDS encoding 4Fe-4S binding protein, with product MVVQMPKHIASGLKYLAAVKLKEAGESHQAIADELGIDRSTVSHYLNGSNLSWHSINVARTITQLTPRDFLMMTNAVFDEPEQSRKIVNICRDKNYEAIIEDSCIGCGLCVNVCSMKAIKLESLTAHTNSVLCCGCQLCKDECPTDSIKILEI from the coding sequence ATGGTGGTTCAAATGCCGAAGCATATTGCATCTGGTTTAAAATATCTGGCTGCGGTTAAGTTAAAAGAAGCCGGTGAAAGTCACCAGGCAATAGCTGACGAGTTAGGCATTGATAGATCTACTGTATCACATTATCTGAATGGCAGTAACTTATCCTGGCATTCTATTAATGTTGCAAGGACTATCACTCAATTAACTCCCAGAGATTTTTTAATGATGACCAATGCGGTATTTGATGAACCAGAACAGAGTCGAAAAATTGTGAATATTTGCCGAGATAAAAACTATGAAGCAATTATTGAAGATTCCTGTATTGGTTGCGGCTTATGTGTAAATGTGTGTTCTATGAAGGCTATTAAATTAGAATCATTAACAGCACATACAAACTCCGTACTATGTTGTGGTTGTCAGCTATGTAAAGATGAGTGCCCAACTGATTCGATTAAAATTTTGGAGATTTAA
- the mobB gene encoding molybdopterin-guanine dinucleotide biosynthesis protein B, which yields MKIVSIVGKKNTGKTSLTVKVIEELTNRGYKVASIKHSHHTMEMDRENTDTWKHKEAGSQVVVGVGSTTFFNMRQDMDLNRLLYLIKHMDNVDFVVIEGFKTYNYPKIATSDNVVDEYTIKQVDSFTITPEGVSELVDLIEERGHDIVDTLFANNCGYNDGEIIAKEIREGNLKTDDLDDVSSYLSIDNNIIGLNRFVSDYFRQVVLGIISTLNIKDYGVEDISKIELLINNEDNPSENDLNGEIFINKKPLDINRFVKDIISSSVLGIVKSLKTEGEVKKISVEITGIENCSLYDAAISLKVNDKDLAINKFTSGILKETIFSMVNTLKIDGKINEIKIDVEV from the coding sequence ATGAAAATTGTATCGATTGTAGGGAAGAAAAATACAGGAAAGACCTCATTAACTGTAAAAGTTATTGAAGAGCTTACAAATAGAGGGTATAAAGTCGCTTCAATAAAACATTCCCATCACACAATGGAGATGGACAGAGAAAATACGGACACCTGGAAGCATAAGGAAGCCGGATCACAAGTGGTTGTCGGCGTCGGGTCAACAACGTTTTTTAACATGAGACAGGACATGGATTTAAACAGACTGCTTTATTTAATCAAGCATATGGACAACGTTGATTTTGTTGTCATTGAAGGCTTTAAGACATACAACTACCCGAAAATTGCCACTTCAGACAATGTAGTTGACGAATACACCATAAAGCAGGTTGATTCATTCACGATTACTCCCGAAGGCGTAAGCGAACTGGTTGATTTGATAGAGGAAAGGGGTCACGATATCGTTGACACCCTCTTTGCAAACAACTGCGGATACAACGACGGAGAAATCATTGCAAAAGAAATCCGTGAAGGCAACCTTAAAACCGATGACTTGGATGACGTTTCAAGCTATTTATCCATTGACAATAATATTATAGGTCTGAACAGATTCGTAAGCGATTACTTCAGGCAGGTCGTCCTTGGAATAATCAGCACCCTTAACATTAAAGATTACGGCGTTGAGGATATCTCAAAAATCGAGCTTCTGATTAACAATGAAGATAATCCCTCTGAAAATGACTTGAATGGTGAAATATTCATCAACAAAAAGCCTTTAGACATTAACCGCTTCGTTAAAGACATAATCTCAAGTTCAGTTCTGGGAATCGTTAAATCACTCAAGACTGAAGGTGAAGTAAAAAAGATATCCGTAGAGATTACGGGTATTGAAAACTGTTCATTATACGATGCAGCTATCAGCCTTAAGGTAAACGATAAGGATTTGGCAATAAACAAATTCACATCAGGCATTCTAAAGGAAACGATCTTTTCAATGGTAAACACCCTAAAAATTGATGGAAAGATTAATGAAATCAAAATAGACGTGGAAGTATAA
- the moaA gene encoding GTP 3',8-cyclase MoaA: MTQKVVKDKFDRPILSLRITLTNRCNVNCIYCHHDGMRSSKNEMTPDEIYRICKVAKEIGVRKIRLSGGEPLIRKDIVEIVSKIASLDFKDISMTSNGILLEKYAKDLKEAGLDRVNVSLDTLNPKTYEFITKKDYLKKAKEGILKSVEVGLYPVKINMVIMKDINEHEIKEMFEFCKDNNMVLQLIELIESENCDDDKFSAEYHYKLDMVEDRLADIADDVREREFMQGRKKYYINGGEIEVVKPVDNSKFCANCTRLRVTPDGKIKPCLLRNDNLVDIITEIRNDASDEKLEEIFLKGINKREPFNID; encoded by the coding sequence ATGACGCAAAAAGTAGTAAAGGACAAGTTCGACAGGCCGATACTTTCACTCAGGATTACCCTGACCAACAGGTGCAACGTTAACTGCATCTACTGCCATCATGACGGAATGAGATCCTCTAAAAATGAAATGACCCCTGACGAGATATACAGAATCTGTAAAGTGGCCAAAGAGATTGGCGTTAGAAAAATAAGGCTTTCCGGTGGAGAACCCCTAATCAGAAAAGACATTGTCGAAATCGTATCCAAAATAGCTAGCCTTGACTTCAAGGACATTTCAATGACATCAAACGGTATTTTACTTGAAAAATACGCCAAGGATTTAAAAGAAGCCGGCCTTGACAGAGTTAATGTCAGCCTGGATACGCTTAACCCTAAAACTTATGAATTCATAACCAAAAAGGATTACCTTAAAAAGGCCAAGGAAGGAATCCTTAAAAGCGTTGAAGTCGGGCTTTACCCCGTTAAAATCAACATGGTCATCATGAAGGACATCAACGAACATGAGATAAAGGAAATGTTCGAGTTCTGCAAAGACAACAACATGGTTCTGCAGCTGATTGAGCTTATCGAAAGCGAAAACTGTGATGACGATAAATTCTCAGCGGAATACCACTACAAGCTTGACATGGTCGAAGATAGGCTGGCTGATATAGCTGATGACGTAAGAGAACGTGAATTTATGCAGGGCCGTAAGAAATATTACATTAACGGTGGAGAAATCGAGGTAGTCAAGCCTGTTGATAACTCTAAATTCTGCGCAAATTGTACCAGATTGAGGGTAACTCCTGACGGTAAAATCAAGCCATGTCTTTTAAGAAACGATAATCTTGTAGACATAATCACCGAAATCAGAAATGATGCAAGTGATGAAAAATTAGAAGAGATCTTTTTAAAAGGTATTAATAAACGCGAACCGTTTAATATCGATTAA
- a CDS encoding Coenzyme F420 hydrogenase/dehydrogenase, beta subunit C-terminal domain yields the protein MSENMYYAYSANDDIKAKGEYGGVVTTIMKYLLESGKVDAVVGVEEGHDLYDGVPCLVTEPEDIIKTAGSIHCGTLNLAKFVYKYLDGCRDMKVAVSCKPCDAMTIRELIKRGKIIGDNIIMIGVNCGGTLPPVPTMNMIRDVYELDPKEVVKEEISKGKLIMETADGEEKGFGIEDLEEDGMGRRENCQRCSLKIPSNADIALGNWGVIGDLAGKATFVEVFTDKGAEILADVINDGLIEVTEPIEKGIKIRENINNFMLKASNAKKEVDYAGTTGDIIDVFHMYDEEFSKCMKCYGCREACPLCFCEDCCLEAEGPEWVPGGYTPAAPFFHLTRMVHMVDACTNCGQCSDVCPCEIPVSKVWSTVNNKVREVYGYIPGFDTDDRIPFTEHISKAEKL from the coding sequence ATGAGCGAAAATATGTATTATGCTTACTCAGCTAATGACGACATCAAAGCTAAAGGTGAATATGGTGGAGTTGTAACCACTATCATGAAATACTTATTAGAAAGTGGTAAAGTTGATGCAGTTGTTGGTGTAGAAGAAGGTCACGACTTATACGATGGTGTACCATGTTTAGTAACCGAACCTGAAGACATTATTAAAACCGCTGGTTCAATTCACTGTGGTACTTTAAACTTAGCTAAATTTGTATACAAATACTTAGATGGATGCAGAGACATGAAAGTTGCTGTCTCATGTAAACCATGTGACGCAATGACCATTAGAGAATTAATCAAAAGAGGAAAAATCATCGGAGACAACATCATTATGATTGGTGTAAACTGTGGTGGAACATTACCACCTGTACCAACCATGAACATGATCAGAGATGTCTACGAATTAGACCCTAAAGAAGTTGTCAAAGAAGAAATCTCTAAAGGTAAACTTATCATGGAAACTGCTGACGGTGAAGAAAAAGGCTTCGGTATCGAAGACTTAGAAGAAGACGGCATGGGTAGAAGAGAAAACTGTCAAAGATGCAGCTTAAAAATCCCATCCAATGCTGATATTGCATTAGGTAACTGGGGAGTTATCGGCGACTTAGCTGGTAAAGCTACTTTCGTAGAAGTATTTACCGACAAAGGTGCTGAAATCTTAGCTGACGTTATCAACGACGGTTTAATCGAAGTTACCGAACCTATCGAAAAAGGTATCAAAATCAGAGAAAACATTAACAACTTCATGCTCAAAGCTTCCAACGCTAAGAAAGAAGTTGACTATGCTGGAACTACTGGAGACATCATTGATGTATTCCACATGTACGACGAAGAATTCTCCAAATGTATGAAATGTTACGGCTGTCGTGAAGCATGTCCATTATGTTTCTGTGAAGACTGCTGTCTTGAAGCTGAAGGTCCTGAATGGGTACCTGGTGGATACACTCCTGCAGCACCATTCTTCCACTTAACTCGTATGGTACACATGGTTGATGCTTGTACCAACTGTGGTCAATGTAGTGATGTATGTCCTTGTGAAATCCCTGTATCCAAAGTATGGAGTACTGTAAACAACAAAGTAAGAGAAGTTTACGGATACATCCCTGGATTCGACACTGACGACAGAATCCCATTCACTGAACACATCTCAAAAGCTGAAAAATTATAG
- the fdhF gene encoding formate dehydrogenase subunit alpha → MVEIKYVPSICPYCGTGCGINFVVKDGKIIGVEPYKRHPVNEGKVCPKGNFGYQFINREDRLTTPLIKENGEFREASWDEALDLVANKLKEVSDEDPNKVGFYACARSPNENIYITQKLARVACGTQNVDHCARICHGPTVAGLATTFGSGAMTNGFDSIKEADYIFCIGSNNMEAHPLFGRKMIQAKQNGAKLVVLDPRFTPTAKIADEYVQFETGTDVALMNAMIKVIIDEGLQDDEFIANRTKGYEEMKETVQKYTLEMASEITGIKPEVIKKLAIDYASADKAAIVYSLGITEHSHGADNVMSTANLAMLTGNIGKQGTGVNPLRGQNNVQGACDMGALPSDYVGYRKVKDPETTAWFNDYYSGYGYEVNLPTTPGLTLVEMMNAAHAGDLKVLYIHGEDPVLSDADVQHTKEALENLEMLVVQECFLTDTAQCADVVLPAAGWGEQEGTFTSGERRVQCLHKAQEPPEGAWLDWKIMEEIAVRMGVPRELFHYESAQDIFEEIRECAPIMAGMNRERLDTPEALHWPCPSEDDPCQPLMHKEKFAHPDGLGVFQALEHKGPVETVDDEYPLLLTTTRILFHYHAAMTRRCETLNNEVKTGFIEINSKDAAERGIINGEVVRAFSRRGEIAIPARVTDDIREGIVNIPMHFVECAANVLTNSDSFDPKSKMVELKACAIQVEKFPEKLEMKGEVYKEGTDTEIKAENIATTTVQVGK, encoded by the coding sequence ATGGTTGAGATTAAATATGTCCCATCTATTTGTCCGTACTGTGGTACTGGTTGTGGAATCAACTTTGTAGTCAAAGACGGTAAAATCATTGGGGTTGAACCTTACAAAAGACACCCTGTAAATGAGGGTAAAGTATGTCCAAAAGGTAACTTTGGATATCAGTTTATTAACAGAGAAGATAGATTAACTACTCCATTAATAAAAGAAAATGGCGAATTCAGAGAAGCTTCCTGGGATGAAGCATTAGATTTAGTTGCTAACAAACTCAAAGAAGTTTCAGATGAAGACCCAAACAAAGTTGGATTCTACGCATGTGCTCGTTCACCAAACGAAAACATTTACATTACTCAAAAATTAGCAAGAGTAGCTTGTGGTACCCAAAACGTAGACCACTGTGCACGTATCTGTCACGGTCCTACTGTAGCAGGTCTCGCAACCACTTTCGGTTCCGGTGCTATGACCAACGGATTCGACAGTATCAAAGAAGCAGACTACATTTTCTGTATTGGATCAAACAACATGGAAGCACACCCATTATTCGGTCGTAAAATGATTCAAGCTAAACAAAACGGTGCTAAATTAGTTGTTTTAGACCCAAGATTCACTCCTACTGCTAAAATCGCTGATGAATATGTACAATTTGAAACCGGTACTGACGTAGCTTTAATGAACGCAATGATTAAAGTTATCATCGATGAAGGATTACAAGATGACGAATTCATTGCTAACAGAACCAAAGGTTACGAAGAAATGAAAGAAACCGTTCAAAAATACACTTTAGAAATGGCTTCTGAAATTACCGGAATCAAACCTGAAGTAATTAAAAAATTAGCTATTGATTACGCATCTGCTGACAAAGCAGCTATCGTATACTCATTAGGTATTACAGAACACTCACACGGTGCAGACAACGTTATGTCCACTGCTAACTTAGCAATGTTAACCGGTAACATCGGTAAACAAGGTACTGGTGTAAACCCATTAAGAGGACAAAACAACGTACAAGGTGCTTGTGATATGGGTGCATTACCTTCCGATTACGTAGGTTACAGAAAAGTTAAAGACCCAGAAACTACTGCATGGTTCAATGACTACTACAGTGGATACGGCTACGAAGTCAACTTACCAACCACTCCTGGTTTAACCTTAGTTGAAATGATGAATGCAGCTCACGCTGGAGACTTAAAAGTATTATACATCCACGGTGAAGACCCTGTATTATCAGATGCTGATGTACAACACACCAAAGAAGCACTCGAAAACTTAGAAATGTTAGTTGTACAAGAATGTTTCTTAACTGACACCGCACAATGTGCTGACGTTGTTTTACCTGCAGCAGGTTGGGGTGAACAAGAAGGTACATTCACCAGTGGTGAAAGAAGAGTACAATGCTTACACAAAGCTCAAGAACCACCTGAAGGCGCATGGTTAGATTGGAAGATCATGGAAGAAATCGCAGTTAGAATGGGAGTTCCAAGAGAATTATTCCACTACGAATCTGCTCAAGACATCTTCGAAGAAATCAGAGAATGTGCTCCTATCATGGCTGGTATGAACCGTGAAAGATTAGACACTCCTGAAGCACTTCACTGGCCTTGCCCATCTGAAGACGACCCATGTCAACCATTAATGCACAAAGAGAAATTTGCACACCCTGATGGTTTAGGAGTCTTCCAGGCATTAGAACACAAAGGACCAGTTGAAACTGTAGATGATGAATATCCATTATTATTAACTACTACTAGGATTTTGTTCCACTATCACGCTGCTATGACCAGAAGATGTGAAACATTAAACAACGAAGTTAAAACTGGATTCATCGAAATCAACAGTAAAGATGCTGCTGAAAGAGGAATTATTAACGGTGAAGTTGTAAGAGCATTCTCCAGAAGAGGAGAAATCGCTATTCCTGCTCGTGTAACTGACGACATCAGAGAAGGTATCGTTAACATCCCAATGCACTTCGTAGAATGTGCTGCTAACGTATTAACTAACTCTGACTCATTCGACCCTAAATCCAAAATGGTTGAATTGAAAGCATGTGCTATCCAAGTAGAAAAATTCCCTGAAAAATTAGAAATGAAAGGCGAAGTCTACAAAGAAGGTACTGACACTGAAATCAAAGCAGAAAATATAGCAACTACCACTGTTCAAGTAGGTAAATAA
- a CDS encoding formate/nitrite transporter family protein produces the protein MSSSFKSPVDTAKAISNTAGAKNSANIVNVILLSFLAGAYIAFGGLLAEIASAGMLAAGAPVGLEKFVFGAVFPVGLIIVVIAGSELFTGNVMFMTLGVLDGTASVGGLAKNWVLSWIFNFVGALFVAFVLAYMGGLFPADSAFATKATSVAAAKVALPFDKALIRGIGCNWLVCLAVWLANASDDIIGKIVGIWFPIMAFVCIGFEHSVANMFFIPLGMFLGAEGVNWGSMIINNLIPVTLGNIIGGAVFVACIYWYTFLKD, from the coding sequence ATGAGTTCATCTTTTAAAAGTCCAGTAGATACTGCAAAAGCAATATCTAATACAGCTGGAGCTAAAAACTCAGCAAATATAGTAAATGTGATTTTACTCTCCTTTTTAGCAGGAGCTTATATCGCATTCGGTGGATTGCTAGCAGAAATTGCTAGCGCAGGAATGTTAGCCGCAGGCGCACCTGTCGGATTAGAAAAATTCGTATTCGGTGCAGTGTTCCCTGTAGGTTTGATTATTGTTGTAATCGCAGGATCAGAATTATTCACAGGTAATGTAATGTTCATGACCCTCGGTGTATTAGACGGTACCGCATCTGTTGGCGGTCTCGCTAAAAACTGGGTATTAAGTTGGATTTTCAACTTTGTCGGTGCATTATTTGTTGCATTCGTACTTGCTTACATGGGAGGTCTCTTCCCAGCAGATTCAGCATTTGCAACAAAAGCTACTTCTGTAGCAGCTGCTAAAGTAGCTTTACCATTTGATAAAGCATTAATCAGAGGAATCGGTTGTAACTGGTTGGTCTGTCTGGCTGTATGGTTAGCTAATGCATCAGATGATATCATTGGTAAAATCGTCGGTATTTGGTTCCCAATCATGGCGTTCGTATGTATCGGATTTGAGCACAGTGTTGCTAACATGTTCTTTATACCTTTAGGTATGTTCTTAGGAGCTGAAGGTGTAAACTGGGGATCCATGATCATCAATAACTTAATTCCTGTAACCTTAGGAAACATTATTGGTGGAGCTGTATTTGTAGCTTGTATATATTGGTACACTTTTCTTAAAGACTAG
- a CDS encoding FmdE family protein, translating to MMDQKDYEEQLEMAGEFHGEICGGIAIGTKLAMYGLELMGMELNTRHKNLIVILEIDRCMADAVQAVTKCSMGKRSLKQAYYGKFAATFYNMDTGEALRIVDADANRKDKVKETRDEMIERFKTTPPEELFTVQKVKVDLNEVQMPGKPHVSETCSVCGDRVTDGRHLIVDGKPVCRPCAEGAYYEVIDE from the coding sequence ATTATGGATCAAAAGGATTATGAAGAGCAATTGGAAATGGCCGGTGAATTCCATGGTGAAATCTGTGGCGGAATAGCCATTGGAACTAAATTGGCAATGTACGGACTGGAATTGATGGGCATGGAATTGAATACTCGCCATAAAAACCTGATTGTTATTTTGGAAATTGACCGGTGTATGGCTGATGCTGTTCAGGCCGTAACCAAATGCTCAATGGGTAAGCGTTCACTGAAACAGGCATATTACGGTAAATTTGCAGCCACTTTCTATAATATGGATACTGGTGAAGCCTTAAGGATTGTTGATGCTGATGCAAACAGGAAGGATAAGGTTAAGGAAACCCGTGATGAAATGATTGAAAGGTTTAAGACCACTCCTCCCGAAGAATTATTCACTGTTCAAAAGGTGAAAGTTGACTTGAATGAAGTACAGATGCCGGGCAAGCCACATGTCAGTGAAACATGTTCTGTCTGTGGTGATAGGGTAACTGATGGCCGTCATCTTATTGTTGATGGCAAACCCGTTTGCAGACCTTGCGCTGAAGGTGCATATTACGAAGTGATTGATGAATAA